In a single window of the Candidatus Kaiserbacteria bacterium genome:
- a CDS encoding 4a-hydroxytetrahydrobiopterin dehydratase → MATKPKKLSSTDVVKKLSQISEWTVNAKSTELSKSFESASFVAGLSLIARIAVHAEVMGHHPTIELSYHKIKVKLTTHDVKGLTRADFELAKKIDSCCH, encoded by the coding sequence ATGGCAACAAAACCAAAAAAACTTTCAAGTACTGATGTAGTCAAAAAACTATCGCAGATTTCAGAGTGGACAGTCAATGCAAAGAGTACTGAACTCTCAAAGTCTTTTGAATCGGCGTCTTTTGTAGCAGGACTCTCCCTCATTGCCCGTATCGCAGTACACGCAGAAGTAATGGGGCACCACCCCACAATTGAACTTTCGTATCATAAGATTAAAGTAAAGTTAACTACTCACGATGTAAAAGGACTGACTCGTGCCGATTTCGAATTAGCAAAGAAAATAGACAGCTGCTGTCATTAA
- a CDS encoding ATP-grasp domain-containing protein has product MRKVRVAILRGGFGDEYRASLWTGASVLEHIDRAQFDPLDIVIAKNGEWIVDGIVRLPEQILGGVDAVFNALHGTFGEDGTVQRLLDRYSVPYTGSKAFSSGLAMNKPTTKHILKDSGIKMPHHIQVSRDSLGDLGRVAEKIVDTFGPHYIIKPLNAGSSVGTMSVKNPLLLQQALTDALSTYEEVMVEVKIPGREATAGIIDRYRDKRVYALPPVEIVLPPNADYFSHEIKLGGLAEQHCPSRFDRQTKNELEFIAQLVHETLGLSQYSRSDFIVADDGIYFLEVNTLPGLSKESSFPKAITAVGASYTDFITHLLQDAITMQRRYK; this is encoded by the coding sequence ATGAGGAAAGTACGTGTTGCTATTTTACGTGGAGGATTTGGGGATGAATATCGGGCTTCATTGTGGACGGGTGCTTCAGTACTCGAGCATATTGATCGTGCGCAGTTTGATCCTCTTGATATTGTCATTGCTAAGAATGGCGAATGGATTGTAGATGGCATCGTGCGCCTCCCAGAACAAATCCTTGGTGGAGTAGATGCAGTATTTAATGCACTTCACGGTACCTTTGGAGAAGACGGCACCGTGCAACGCCTCTTAGATCGATATTCTGTACCATATACGGGTAGCAAAGCTTTTTCATCAGGACTTGCCATGAACAAGCCTACGACCAAGCATATTCTAAAAGACTCGGGGATCAAGATGCCTCATCACATTCAAGTATCCAGAGATTCGCTCGGTGACCTTGGTCGCGTCGCAGAAAAAATAGTGGATACCTTTGGACCGCACTACATCATAAAGCCCCTGAACGCCGGCTCGTCTGTGGGCACTATGTCAGTTAAGAATCCACTCCTTTTGCAGCAGGCACTCACTGATGCACTCAGTACATACGAAGAAGTGATGGTCGAAGTTAAAATTCCGGGCAGGGAAGCAACCGCAGGTATTATCGATAGATATCGAGACAAGCGCGTATACGCACTACCCCCAGTCGAAATTGTCCTACCTCCGAATGCAGACTATTTTTCACATGAAATAAAACTGGGCGGCCTTGCAGAACAGCATTGCCCTTCACGATTTGATAGACAAACAAAAAATGAATTAGAGTTCATTGCACAACTGGTTCACGAAACTTTGGGTCTTTCTCAGTATTCACGTTCCGATTTTATTGTTGCAGACGATGGCATTTATTTTCTGGAGGTCAACACACTCCCAGGGCTTTCGAAGGAATCATCGTTTCCTAAGGCAATCACTGCGGTGGGCGCATCATATACGGACTTTATTACCCACTTACTTCAGGATGCAATTACTATGCAGCGTCGGTATAAATGA
- the rpsT gene encoding 30S ribosomal protein S20, which yields MAITRNAKKAHRAAQNKRVFNIRTKTIVHDVVKDFRTNVTKGAVTEAEALLPSVFKAIDKAAKRGVIKDNTASRKKSRLVASLRKVVVK from the coding sequence ATGGCTATCACACGTAACGCAAAGAAAGCACACCGCGCAGCGCAAAATAAGCGCGTGTTTAACATCCGTACAAAGACTATCGTCCACGACGTCGTCAAAGACTTCCGTACCAATGTAACCAAAGGAGCAGTAACAGAAGCAGAAGCATTACTCCCAAGCGTATTCAAAGCAATAGACAAAGCAGCAAAGCGTGGCGTCATCAAAGACAACACTGCAAGCAGGAAGAAGTCACGTCTTGTTGCGTCACTCAGGAAGGTAGTAGTGAAGTAG